Proteins from a genomic interval of Gossypium hirsutum isolate 1008001.06 chromosome A09, Gossypium_hirsutum_v2.1, whole genome shotgun sequence:
- the LOC107889021 gene encoding CBL-interacting serine/threonine-protein kinase 20, with amino-acid sequence MEKKGRVLMEKFELGRLLGQGTFAKVYYARNTTTGLSCAIKIIDKEKIMKGGLIDQIKREISVMRLVKHPNVVRLYEVMASKLKIYFVMEYVKGGELFGKVTKGKLKENNARQYFQQLIAAVDYCHSRGVYHRDLKPENLLVDENRNLKVSDFGLSALRESRRQDGLLHTTCGTPAYVAPEVINMKGYDGAKVDIWSCGVILYVLLAGFLPFHDENLMELYKKITKGEFWCPQWFPLEVRKLLSKILDPNPSQRIMVAKIMENSWFKKGYKHFDTPPLTPNQVQDKNLIIDDIHAAFDEWSSSPLENNDDTKVEKQQCILRPSLFNAFDLISLSEGFDLSGLFEEDLNERDCSRFTTQKSATDIVSKFEQIARTECFRVTNKGGKVRLRGVKEGRKGLLAIDAEIFEVTPSFYVVEMTKTSGDTLEYKKFCNQELRPSLNDIVWAWQGSRQQQPNDS; translated from the exons ATGGAGAAGAAAGGGAGGGTTTTGATGGAAAAGTTTGAGCTCGGGCGATTGCTTGGCCAAGGAACATTTGCCAAGGTTTACTATGCAAGAAACACGACTACTGGCCTAAGTTGCGCTATTAAAATCATCGACAAAGAAAAGATAATGAAAGGTGGTTTGATTGACCAAATCAAACGTGAAATCTCCGTAATGAGGCTAGTTAAACATCCCAACGTTGTTCGTCTGTACGAAGTAATGGCTAGCAAGTTAAAGATATACTTCGTGATGGAGTATGTTAAAGGCGGTGAGCTCTTTGGTAAAGTTACAAAAGGGAAGCTTAAAGAAAACAATGCACGACAATATTTCCAACAATTAATCGCCGCGGTTGATTATTGTCATAGTCGTGGTGTTTATCACCGTGATTTGAAGCCAGAAAACCTCTTGGTCGACGAAAATAGGAATCTTAAGGTTTCGGATTTCGGGTTAAGTGCTTTGAGAGAGTCACGGAGGCAAGATGGGCTCCTTCATACAACATGTGGAACACCAGCTTATGTTGCCCCTGAAGTTATAAACATGAAGGGCTATGATGGGGCCAAAGTTGATATTTGGTCATGTGGGGtgattctttatgttttgttggcTGGTTTTCTCCCATTTCATGATGAGAATTTGATGGAATTGTATAAAAAGATAACCAAAGGTGAATTTTGGTGCCCGCAATGGTTTCCGCTTGAGGTTCGTAAGCTTCTTTCGAAGATACTTGACCCTAACCCGAGCCAACGAATTATGGTGGCAAAAATCATGGAGAATAGTTGGTTCAAGAAAGGGTATAAACACTTCGACACCCCGCCGTTGACACCCAACCAAGTTCAAGATAAAAACTTGATAATTGACGACATTCATGCGGCGTTCGATGAATGGTCATCATCACCTTTAGAAAATAACGATGATACTAAAG TTGAGAAACAACAGTGCATTTTGAGGCCTAGTCTCTTCAATGCTTTTGATCTAATATCACTTTCCGAAGGCTTTGATTTGTCGGGTTTGTTCGAAGAGGACTTGAACGAGAGGGATTGTTCTCGGTTCACGACGCAAAAATCGGCGACCGACATCGTTTCGAAGTTCGAGCAAATAGCTCGGACTGAGTGCTTCCGAGTCACGAACAAAGGCGGAAAGGTGAGGCTACGAGGCGTCAAGGAAGGCAGGAAGGGGTTGCTCGCCATTGATGCCGAGATCTTCGAGGTTACGCCATCATTTTATGTGGTGGAAATGACGAAAACCTCAGGGGATACCTTGGAATACAAGAAATTTTGCAACCAAGAACTCAGGCCTTCGTTGAATGACATCGTTTGGGCTTGGCAAGGATCTCGGCAGCAACAACCCAATGACAGTTAA